A region from the Hydrogenimonas sp. genome encodes:
- a CDS encoding ATP-dependent DNA helicase RecQ yields the protein MEVAVNDRKILYLDIETDRKGKNLYEIGVLCGTRGYSSSSPQMISTFIRHCSHAEYLCGHNLFDHDLSYINQHSKLFHDLSRFRIIDTLPLSLLFFSEKTHHALPKVYKSEDDFVNDPIKDCELTRHLMEKLVTRWSDMPQPLQHILFTLLRKQERFTGFFDYLANKISFEILDTEQLVAMIADEYDRSISDYTYLEEMIAESPVELAYILALLTPHIEIKAHPPKVLYDYPEIVEKQRRLCYNIDSLKNELSVISEEIFGFSEFRIFPKLNPSLLSTNTISQRDIIEAALRRDSFLAVLPTGGGKTFTFWLPAVIQASSYKALTVVISPLQALIEDHIKSFENKAANYRAVAISGFMTPQERSEAIEQVANGVADILYIAPESLRSNTIFSLLKNRYIERFVVDEAHCLSTWGNDFRQDYFYICEFIKDLLAAKSFQERIPVSCFTATAKPSVIDDIKNYFQEGLGLEMEEFLAKPERNNLHYRALEAPRIKKYTVLLRLIQEHRGSSLVYIPTSTRQCDEVAEKLAMDTGKAVRSFHSKLDSQEKMKILKDYIENEIDVIVATTAFGMGVDKPDITQVIHFEPSDSLENYAQEAGRGARDQHLEAVCPVLYDEADLDKHFQTLRRSKITVAEINSIFRVIKHHKGDIVLLSAKELAKEAGWDVEDIEADVESKIKTILLELEREGYIRRKRNKVRFYGDSVAVESRDKLYAFIERNHKSDEERWKYIEILNRLLGQGKERSIEIDDIARVLGIPREDVALILQELKEEGIIGDSRDMAVKLLHEDLRALDRVLRIEKALLEFLRAYPGDIVAIKELNEALIEQGILCDNDNESELIRELIKGWRSRGLFSFTRMNRQQDRWMYSFLDAERFSSLLSKRQNLVRELMVWLLGRTTGEGNIGFSLLELKKALKERYKLKELDRGLLFLHRHKFIMLLGGRFIYYNPLVIEKQEKIKITNKRYTKVEYKQRLGTHYQIKTEAIHIMGEYANLLLNDPKKAGNFLQDYFTLRYDAFKRRYKLFKETLSRPITKRRYEQIFKKLSPEQQAIIADQTSRAIMILAGPGSGKTRVLVHKIASLVLTEDVKPENFMMLTFSRSAVREFRSRLHKLIGDTAYNMEISTFHAYALKLIGRTAENNRRVLDGSIAEAARQIRAGQLNLPHLKALVLDEYQDINEAAFDLISAIAEMSPDMRVIAVGDDDQCIMEYAGADVGFFERFEERFDTMEVEEDERSFTRYELLTNYRSNASVVNYAEAFISKVRRRFKERPLIPYRKEGKKVEVIDYRGTSLVQPAMEWALKYLEESDEVAILAYTNDEVMRLYSLLRAKGVAARYLIDRPRFEVKMIEEVAVFDRILNESVISGREYKKVDFERAMEHVETLYAGSKNLPLLRKVVYGFLNESESLAASFWLEYLDELELEPLESEQGHVTISTIHKSKGLEFSSVVLLAQNPVQNDIYRRLHYVGMTRAKDHLCILHRDDRSFLLPGHAHYRTMDALPEEQCTSLIMVMGLSDIYLGFKGAQNRRHDLRIIAGEELLFRRSSYGIYQMYYKGHIVGQVSKKFNEKLVELETKGYRISRVVVDYVVCWLDRKEGREVRHVLGWVEMTSGKPF from the coding sequence ATGGAAGTAGCAGTGAACGACAGGAAGATTCTCTATCTCGATATCGAAACGGACCGTAAAGGAAAAAATCTCTATGAGATCGGCGTGCTCTGCGGTACTCGTGGTTACAGTAGCAGTTCTCCACAGATGATCTCCACCTTCATCCGGCACTGTTCTCATGCAGAATATCTTTGCGGGCACAATCTTTTCGATCACGATCTATCCTATATTAATCAGCACAGTAAACTATTTCATGATTTGTCGCGATTCCGGATTATTGATACACTTCCGCTTTCGTTACTCTTTTTCAGTGAAAAGACCCATCATGCCCTTCCCAAGGTTTACAAAAGTGAGGATGACTTTGTAAACGATCCGATCAAGGATTGTGAACTGACTCGCCATCTGATGGAGAAACTGGTAACACGATGGAGCGATATGCCCCAGCCGCTGCAACACATTCTCTTTACATTGCTGCGCAAGCAGGAGCGATTTACCGGTTTTTTTGACTATCTTGCGAACAAAATCAGTTTTGAGATTCTCGATACTGAACAACTGGTTGCGATGATTGCCGACGAGTACGACCGTTCGATCAGCGATTACACCTATCTGGAAGAGATGATCGCCGAATCGCCTGTTGAGCTTGCTTATATACTGGCGCTTCTCACACCTCATATAGAGATTAAAGCGCATCCGCCGAAAGTCCTCTATGACTATCCCGAAATTGTGGAAAAACAGCGAAGACTTTGCTACAACATCGATAGTCTCAAAAATGAGCTCTCCGTAATTTCCGAAGAGATATTCGGTTTTAGTGAATTCCGTATTTTCCCCAAGCTTAACCCCTCGCTACTAAGCACCAACACAATCTCCCAGCGCGATATTATTGAAGCGGCATTAAGACGGGACTCGTTTTTAGCGGTCTTGCCGACGGGCGGGGGCAAGACCTTCACTTTTTGGTTGCCGGCAGTTATTCAGGCATCCAGTTATAAAGCCCTTACCGTGGTAATATCTCCCTTGCAAGCGCTCATAGAGGACCATATCAAAAGTTTCGAAAACAAGGCCGCCAATTACCGGGCTGTGGCCATCAGCGGCTTCATGACACCACAGGAGCGTAGTGAAGCTATAGAACAGGTTGCCAACGGTGTGGCGGATATTTTATACATCGCTCCTGAATCTCTACGCTCCAATACAATTTTTTCTCTACTAAAAAACCGCTATATCGAGCGTTTCGTCGTTGATGAGGCCCACTGTCTATCCACCTGGGGAAACGACTTTCGGCAGGACTATTTCTATATTTGCGAATTCATTAAAGATCTGCTGGCGGCAAAATCTTTTCAGGAGAGAATTCCCGTCTCATGTTTCACCGCTACCGCCAAGCCTAGTGTCATCGACGATATTAAAAACTACTTTCAAGAAGGGCTTGGATTGGAAATGGAAGAGTTTCTAGCCAAACCGGAGCGCAATAACCTTCACTATCGTGCTCTTGAGGCACCTCGTATCAAAAAGTACACCGTACTTCTTCGGCTGATCCAGGAACATAGGGGCTCCTCTTTGGTATATATTCCCACATCCACTAGGCAATGCGACGAAGTGGCTGAAAAATTGGCCATGGACACCGGAAAGGCAGTGCGTTCTTTCCATTCCAAGCTCGATTCTCAAGAGAAGATGAAGATTCTCAAGGATTATATAGAGAACGAGATCGATGTGATCGTCGCCACTACCGCTTTCGGGATGGGGGTGGATAAGCCCGATATCACTCAGGTAATCCACTTCGAACCCTCCGATTCTCTCGAGAATTATGCACAAGAAGCTGGACGTGGTGCGCGGGATCAGCACCTGGAGGCAGTCTGTCCGGTACTCTACGACGAAGCCGATCTCGATAAACATTTTCAAACCCTGCGCCGAAGCAAGATTACCGTAGCGGAAATTAACTCCATCTTTCGGGTCATCAAACACCACAAAGGAGATATTGTACTACTCAGCGCCAAGGAGCTGGCCAAAGAGGCGGGCTGGGATGTTGAGGATATCGAGGCGGATGTAGAGAGTAAGATCAAGACGATTCTTCTGGAACTGGAGCGCGAAGGCTATATCCGGAGAAAACGCAACAAAGTACGATTTTACGGTGATTCAGTAGCAGTAGAGAGCCGTGATAAACTGTATGCGTTTATAGAGCGGAACCACAAAAGTGACGAGGAGCGGTGGAAATATATCGAAATACTCAACCGGCTCCTGGGGCAGGGTAAAGAGAGATCCATCGAGATCGACGACATTGCTAGGGTGCTGGGTATCCCCCGTGAAGATGTAGCGCTGATCCTGCAGGAGCTTAAAGAAGAGGGTATTATCGGGGACAGCCGGGATATGGCGGTTAAGCTTCTGCATGAGGATCTTAGAGCTTTGGATAGAGTACTTAGGATCGAAAAGGCGCTGCTAGAGTTTCTGCGTGCTTATCCGGGAGATATAGTCGCCATTAAAGAGCTTAACGAAGCACTGATAGAGCAGGGGATATTGTGTGATAACGATAACGAGTCGGAGTTGATCCGAGAGCTGATCAAAGGATGGCGAAGCCGGGGACTTTTCAGCTTTACTCGCATGAACCGCCAGCAGGATCGCTGGATGTATAGTTTCTTAGACGCTGAACGATTCTCCAGCCTGCTTAGTAAACGGCAAAATCTAGTGCGTGAACTTATGGTGTGGCTTCTTGGGCGAACAACCGGAGAGGGTAATATCGGCTTTTCACTTCTGGAGCTCAAAAAAGCGCTTAAAGAGCGCTACAAACTCAAAGAGCTGGACCGGGGACTGCTTTTTTTGCATCGGCATAAGTTCATCATGCTGCTCGGTGGTCGTTTTATCTACTACAACCCCCTGGTGATCGAAAAGCAGGAGAAAATTAAGATTACAAACAAACGCTACACTAAAGTGGAATACAAACAGCGTCTAGGGACACATTATCAGATCAAGACCGAGGCGATTCATATTATGGGGGAATATGCCAATCTGTTGCTGAACGATCCCAAAAAGGCGGGTAACTTTTTGCAGGATTACTTCACTCTGCGTTACGATGCCTTCAAGCGCCGTTATAAACTTTTTAAAGAGACCCTCTCGCGTCCCATCACCAAGCGCCGCTATGAGCAGATTTTTAAGAAGTTAAGCCCTGAGCAGCAGGCAATTATAGCCGATCAGACGAGCCGGGCCATCATGATTCTGGCGGGTCCAGGCAGTGGAAAGACCAGAGTGTTGGTTCATAAGATCGCCTCTTTGGTGCTGACCGAAGATGTCAAACCTGAGAATTTCATGATGTTGACATTTTCTCGGTCTGCAGTGCGGGAGTTTCGCTCCCGTTTGCATAAGCTAATCGGCGATACGGCATATAATATGGAAATCAGCACTTTCCACGCCTATGCACTCAAGCTTATCGGCCGCACCGCCGAAAATAACCGAAGGGTATTGGATGGTTCGATTGCCGAAGCGGCCCGACAGATCCGCGCCGGGCAGCTAAACCTTCCCCACCTCAAAGCACTGGTGCTGGATGAGTATCAGGACATAAACGAAGCGGCATTCGACCTGATTTCAGCCATCGCTGAGATGAGTCCCGATATGCGGGTGATTGCTGTTGGCGATGACGATCAGTGCATCATGGAGTATGCGGGCGCCGATGTGGGCTTTTTTGAGCGATTTGAAGAGCGGTTCGACACTATGGAGGTGGAGGAGGATGAGCGCAGTTTCACCAGGTATGAACTGCTCACCAACTACCGGAGCAACGCTTCTGTTGTCAACTATGCCGAGGCGTTCATTTCTAAAGTCAGGCGCCGTTTCAAGGAGAGGCCTTTGATTCCCTATCGGAAAGAGGGTAAAAAGGTAGAAGTGATCGACTATAGGGGAACTTCTCTAGTGCAGCCGGCTATGGAGTGGGCGCTAAAGTATCTGGAGGAGTCTGATGAGGTAGCGATCTTGGCATATACCAACGACGAGGTTATGCGGCTCTATTCACTTCTGCGAGCAAAGGGAGTTGCCGCACGCTATCTTATAGATCGGCCGCGCTTCGAGGTGAAGATGATTGAAGAGGTTGCGGTTTTCGACCGGATTTTGAACGAGTCGGTGATATCCGGCAGAGAATACAAAAAAGTAGATTTTGAGAGGGCTATGGAGCATGTAGAAACCCTCTATGCCGGGTCGAAAAATCTGCCTCTTCTACGGAAGGTAGTCTACGGTTTTTTGAACGAAAGCGAGAGTCTGGCGGCATCTTTCTGGTTGGAGTATCTTGATGAGCTGGAACTGGAGCCCCTGGAGTCAGAGCAGGGGCATGTGACCATCTCCACTATCCATAAATCCAAAGGCCTGGAGTTCAGCAGTGTCGTTCTGCTGGCTCAGAACCCAGTCCAAAATGACATTTACCGACGCCTCCATTATGTAGGTATGACTCGCGCCAAAGATCACCTGTGCATCCTTCATCGAGACGACCGATCCTTCCTGCTACCCGGCCACGCTCACTACAGGACAATGGACGCCCTACCAGAAGAGCAATGTACCTCCCTTATCATGGTTATGGGCCTGTCGGATATATATTTAGGTTTCAAGGGAGCTCAAAATCGCCGACACGACCTACGCATCATTGCCGGTGAGGAGCTTCTATTCCGCCGCTCCAGTTATGGGATCTATCAGATGTACTATAAGGGGCATATAGTGGGACAGGTTTCAAAGAAGTTTAATGAAAAACTGGTAGAGCTGGAGACAAAGGGATATAGAATAAGCCGAGTGGTTGTAGACTACGTCGTGTGCTGGTTAGATCGAAAAGAAGGAAGGGAAGTAAGACATGTTTTAGGGTGGGTGGAGATGACGAGCGGTAAGCCTTTTTAG
- a CDS encoding predicted ATPase has protein sequence MKEIFKKLIVDSQERVFGTIVPRDYDIPLDTKKIVSLIGVRRSGKTYILYSIIQKLRESIDPKNSLYVNFEDDRLFPLKVQDLDALMEGYYELYPDKRDEKVYLFLDEVQNVEGWERYIRRIHDTLNVRIYITGSSSKLLSSEIATSLRGRTVSYEIFPFSFKEYLRYRGIEVNFYSSKNLSYIKHAFGQYLTDGGFAETFEEDEDVKRRILKDYLDLIVYKDVVERYGIKNQSLLKHLIKYLIVNMGTLVSFNKLYNIYKSQGYKVGKDTIYDYLSHLQDAYTFFAVTIFRNSVKEERRHPKKIYVVDNGFKKLFNITLSDDYSKLYENMAFLHLRRQTSEIYYFKGDREVDFYTDIDTKTLVNVSYDLNDEATLQRELSRLNEAMAYFDVSKSYLITSEREESIETDRGIVEVLPMWKWLLK, from the coding sequence ATGAAAGAGATATTTAAAAAACTCATTGTCGATTCCCAGGAGCGCGTTTTCGGAACGATCGTTCCAAGGGATTACGATATTCCTCTCGATACAAAAAAGATCGTTTCGCTCATCGGAGTACGGCGGAGCGGCAAGACCTATATACTCTATTCGATCATTCAAAAACTTAGAGAGAGTATCGATCCGAAAAACAGTCTCTATGTCAATTTTGAAGATGACAGGCTGTTTCCATTGAAGGTTCAGGACCTCGATGCTTTGATGGAGGGTTATTACGAACTTTATCCCGACAAGAGAGATGAGAAGGTCTACCTTTTTTTGGATGAAGTACAGAATGTTGAAGGGTGGGAGCGCTACATAAGGCGTATACACGATACGCTGAACGTGCGGATATATATTACCGGCTCCTCATCGAAGCTGCTCTCTTCCGAAATAGCCACATCGTTAAGAGGACGAACCGTCAGCTATGAGATCTTTCCGTTTTCGTTCAAGGAGTACCTGCGCTACAGGGGGATCGAAGTAAACTTCTACTCCTCGAAAAACCTTAGCTACATCAAGCATGCCTTTGGACAATATCTTACAGATGGAGGGTTTGCGGAGACGTTCGAAGAGGATGAGGATGTTAAAAGACGTATTCTGAAAGATTATCTTGATCTTATAGTCTACAAAGATGTCGTGGAGCGATACGGAATCAAAAACCAGTCCCTTCTTAAACATCTTATAAAATATCTTATCGTCAATATGGGAACTCTCGTAAGTTTCAACAAACTCTACAACATCTACAAATCCCAAGGATACAAAGTGGGAAAAGATACTATCTACGACTACCTCTCCCATCTTCAGGATGCCTACACCTTTTTTGCGGTGACTATATTCAGAAACTCCGTCAAAGAGGAGCGGCGCCATCCGAAAAAAATATATGTGGTCGACAACGGATTCAAAAAACTTTTCAATATCACTCTTTCGGACGACTACTCAAAACTCTATGAAAATATGGCTTTTCTTCATCTTCGGCGTCAAACATCCGAAATCTATTATTTCAAAGGAGACCGGGAAGTCGATTTTTATACCGACATCGACACGAAAACTCTGGTCAATGTATCTTACGATCTTAATGATGAAGCAACACTGCAAAGAGAGTTGAGCAGGTTGAATGAAGCGATGGCCTATTTCGATGTTTCTAAGTCGTATCTGATTACATCGGAAAGAGAGGAGTCGATAGAGACTGACAGAGGCATCGTAGAAGTTTTACCGATGTGGAAATGGCTGTTGAAATAG
- a CDS encoding RelB/StbD replicon stabilization protein: protein MISVRLDRDLEKELEEIAKITNRPKSFFIKEALKEYLEDIKDILEAKERISDPKRELITLDELKRELDV from the coding sequence ATGATCAGCGTAAGACTCGACCGGGATCTGGAAAAAGAGTTGGAAGAGATTGCCAAAATCACAAATAGACCCAAAAGCTTTTTCATCAAAGAGGCCCTGAAAGAGTATCTTGAAGATATCAAAGATATTCTGGAGGCAAAAGAGAGAATCAGTGACCCGAAAAGAGAACTTATCACACTTGATGAGCTAAAAAGAGAGCTCGATGTATGA
- a CDS encoding RelE/StbE replicon stabilization toxin: MYEVVLDKKVLKDLKQIEKKDRIKIVETIEDKLAKNPFIGKRLAGNLSEYYRYRVGNYRIIYLIYETEVEIEIIKVGHRKDIYR, from the coding sequence ATGTATGAAGTTGTTTTAGACAAAAAGGTTTTGAAAGATCTGAAACAGATAGAAAAAAAAGATCGGATCAAAATTGTCGAAACAATTGAAGATAAATTGGCAAAAAATCCTTTCATCGGCAAACGATTAGCCGGAAATCTCTCGGAATATTATCGATATAGAGTCGGTAATTATCGAATCATATATCTGATTTATGAAACAGAAGTCGAGATAGAAATTATCAAAGTCGGGCACCGAAAAGATATCTACAGATAG
- a CDS encoding cobalt-zinc-cadmium resistance protein CzcA: protein MIEKIIDFSVKNRFLVLMATLFIVMGSVWSVKNTPLDALPDLSPPQVIVQVKWSGQSPNIIEDQATYPLIAKFLAIANIETVRGFSTYENALIYIIFKEGTDLYWGRSRVLEQLAAIQSRLPPGVEVTLGPDASGVGWVYEYALVSKTKNLAELRTLQDYTYKYALMGVDGVSDVATIGGFVPTWQVSVENDTLVRHNLSISDIARAIKSNNNDTGGRIVIQNGYEWMVQARGYIEKLDDIRNIVVKSVDGTPLTIGDIGRVEVVPAPRRGMADLNGEGEVVGGIVMVRYGEDAYSVIKRVKERLQGLKVDGVDIVETYDRSGLIEKAVDTLKRTLFEESLIVVIVIALFLVHLRSSLIVLIILPLTIGMTFLLMKMFGIGSNIMSLGGIAIAIGAMVDASIVMIENAHKAIHKIVEKKGSITNDERIAAIVSASKTVGRPIFFALALVVVSFLPIFALSGQEGLLFTPLAFTKTFAMTAGALLAVTLVPVLMVWFVRGKIPSEKRNPLNRFFIWLYNPLLILGLKLKYLVLAAAVALLVWMVPVYEKLKWEFMPMLNEQTFMYMPVTPYGISVDMSKEITQKTDKIIKSFPEVETVFGKGGRADTATDPAPLGMIETIITFKPQSEWREGMTWQKLQQELEDALQVPGLVNSWTYPIRGRIDMLLSGIRTPLGIKLYGEDLKSLQSIGAKIEESLRGMDETMSVFADQSDAGYYIDIDIDEKSLARYGISKNELLSYTSSGIGGMRVSTLIKGLERYPIAVRYEESDRRTLEDIKNIQIKTPFGFVPLKDMANVHYKESASVIKTEMAKPVTFIYITPKTGISASEYKEKAKEVLKKLKLPEGYYIEWAGQSEYLESAMKKISWIAPTVLLVILVLIYFALKKMVPTLIVFFTLPFALLGGLLYIDWLNFNMSVAVIVGFLALLGVAAETAIVMIVYLQESVEEALKRDGALDKKSLRAAIFEGAVQRVRPKLMTVFAILAGLLPIMYNHGVGSEVMQRIAAPMIGGVVSSAVLSLLIIPLLYEIYTSKTLLKKG, encoded by the coding sequence ATGATTGAAAAGATTATAGACTTCAGTGTAAAAAACCGTTTTCTGGTCCTCATGGCGACACTTTTCATCGTCATGGGCTCCGTCTGGTCCGTCAAAAACACTCCGCTCGATGCGCTGCCCGACCTCTCCCCTCCGCAGGTGATTGTACAGGTAAAATGGAGCGGACAGAGCCCTAATATCATCGAAGATCAGGCAACCTACCCGCTCATAGCGAAGTTCCTTGCCATTGCGAACATAGAGACGGTACGCGGATTTTCAACCTATGAAAACGCACTCATATACATCATATTCAAAGAGGGAACCGACCTCTACTGGGGGCGAAGCCGGGTACTCGAACAGCTTGCGGCGATACAGAGCCGGCTCCCCCCGGGAGTGGAGGTGACACTGGGACCGGACGCATCAGGGGTAGGCTGGGTATATGAGTATGCGCTGGTGAGCAAAACGAAAAATCTCGCCGAACTGCGCACGCTTCAGGACTATACCTACAAATATGCGCTGATGGGTGTGGACGGTGTAAGCGACGTTGCCACGATAGGCGGGTTCGTACCTACATGGCAGGTGAGTGTAGAGAACGACACCCTGGTACGGCACAACCTCTCCATATCCGACATCGCAAGGGCGATCAAGTCGAACAACAACGATACCGGCGGACGCATCGTCATTCAGAACGGTTACGAGTGGATGGTACAGGCGCGCGGATACATAGAAAAGCTCGATGACATAAGAAACATTGTCGTAAAGAGCGTCGACGGAACACCCCTTACCATCGGCGACATAGGACGGGTAGAGGTTGTGCCGGCGCCCAGAAGAGGCATGGCCGATCTCAACGGAGAGGGCGAAGTCGTGGGCGGTATCGTCATGGTGCGCTACGGCGAAGACGCCTACAGTGTCATAAAGCGGGTAAAAGAGAGGCTCCAGGGGCTCAAAGTCGACGGTGTGGATATCGTAGAGACCTACGATCGCAGCGGTCTCATCGAGAAAGCTGTGGATACGCTCAAACGTACACTTTTCGAAGAGAGCCTGATAGTCGTCATCGTCATAGCCCTCTTTCTTGTGCACCTGCGCAGTTCGCTCATAGTGCTCATAATACTTCCTCTGACCATAGGCATGACTTTTCTGCTGATGAAGATGTTCGGCATCGGAAGCAACATCATGAGTCTCGGCGGCATCGCCATAGCCATAGGAGCGATGGTTGACGCATCGATAGTGATGATAGAGAATGCCCATAAAGCAATCCATAAAATAGTGGAAAAAAAGGGAAGCATTACCAACGATGAGCGCATAGCGGCCATTGTAAGCGCTTCCAAAACGGTCGGCCGCCCCATCTTCTTCGCTCTGGCACTGGTGGTAGTCTCGTTTCTGCCCATCTTCGCACTCTCCGGGCAGGAGGGGCTACTTTTTACCCCGCTCGCCTTCACCAAAACCTTCGCGATGACAGCCGGGGCCCTGCTCGCCGTCACACTCGTTCCCGTACTTATGGTCTGGTTCGTAAGAGGAAAGATCCCAAGTGAAAAGAGAAACCCGCTCAACCGCTTTTTCATATGGCTCTACAACCCTCTTCTTATCCTGGGGCTGAAACTGAAATACCTCGTCCTCGCGGCGGCAGTCGCCCTGCTGGTCTGGATGGTGCCCGTCTACGAGAAGCTCAAGTGGGAGTTCATGCCTATGCTGAACGAGCAGACCTTCATGTACATGCCGGTCACTCCCTACGGAATAAGCGTCGATATGAGCAAAGAGATCACACAAAAGACCGACAAAATCATAAAAAGCTTCCCCGAAGTCGAAACCGTTTTCGGTAAAGGCGGACGTGCCGACACCGCCACCGACCCGGCCCCTCTGGGGATGATAGAGACCATCATCACATTCAAACCCCAAAGCGAGTGGCGCGAGGGAATGACATGGCAGAAGCTCCAGCAGGAGCTCGAAGATGCACTCCAGGTTCCGGGGCTCGTAAACTCCTGGACCTACCCGATACGCGGACGGATAGATATGCTGCTTTCTGGCATACGAACCCCGCTGGGCATAAAGCTCTACGGTGAAGATCTGAAGAGTCTGCAGAGCATCGGTGCGAAGATCGAAGAGAGCCTCCGGGGCATGGATGAGACTATGTCGGTCTTCGCCGACCAGTCCGATGCGGGGTACTATATAGATATAGACATAGACGAAAAGAGCCTTGCAAGATACGGCATCTCCAAAAACGAGCTTCTCTCCTACACCTCTTCGGGGATAGGCGGCATGAGAGTGAGTACCCTCATAAAAGGGCTGGAGCGCTATCCGATAGCCGTAAGATACGAAGAGAGCGACCGAAGGACACTCGAAGATATAAAAAATATACAGATCAAGACACCGTTCGGTTTCGTACCTCTGAAAGATATGGCGAATGTACACTACAAAGAGAGCGCCTCCGTCATCAAAACGGAGATGGCAAAACCGGTAACATTCATATACATAACCCCCAAAACCGGCATAAGCGCTTCGGAGTACAAAGAGAAAGCGAAAGAGGTTCTGAAAAAGCTGAAGCTTCCGGAGGGGTACTACATAGAGTGGGCCGGACAGTCGGAGTATCTCGAGAGCGCCATGAAGAAGATAAGCTGGATCGCACCGACGGTGCTGCTGGTTATTCTGGTGCTGATCTACTTCGCACTCAAAAAGATGGTGCCTACACTCATCGTCTTTTTCACCCTCCCCTTCGCGCTGCTGGGCGGACTGCTCTACATAGACTGGCTCAACTTCAATATGAGCGTCGCGGTCATCGTGGGCTTTCTGGCACTGCTGGGGGTAGCGGCCGAAACGGCGATAGTGATGATAGTATACCTCCAGGAGAGTGTCGAAGAGGCTCTTAAAAGAGACGGCGCACTCGACAAAAAGAGTCTAAGAGCCGCGATATTCGAAGGAGCAGTCCAGAGAGTCCGCCCCAAACTCATGACGGTATTCGCCATACTCGCCGGACTCCTTCCCATCATGTACAACCACGGCGTAGGAAGCGAAGTCATGCAGCGAATAGCCGCCCCCATGATAGGCGGAGTCGTCAGCTCGGCGGTTTTAAGCCTCCTCATCATACCGTTGCTCTACGAGATTTACACCTCCAAAACCCTTCTTAAAAAAGGGTAA
- a CDS encoding probable Co/Zn/Cd efflux system membrane fusion protein, giving the protein MRKSLLLLLPLLIFAAEKPTVEQLFNVQTVKVKRVSAAFKKSFYGLLKADERLVYDVTARYGGYVVKLYADRIYMKVKRGQVLAKVYSPEVFKAKEEYLNSLNYAKRRGNSNMVKSARLKLELLGVEKDEIAALKAGKKSDPYTFLRSPASGYIFAKNLTEGSAFNAKSTLFTVVGLENIWLEAKISEPDIEAVMKASDYTVKTKAVKGSFKASKPLLYPNIDPKTALATLRLEIANRDSKLIPGMFATVEAKSKAGSTLMLPRTAVIRKMGSWYVFKAGEFEGEYEPVEISVKPIDSEHYAVLSGLSEGDEVVDNALFMIDSDAQINGLF; this is encoded by the coding sequence ATGAGAAAATCGTTACTGCTTCTGCTGCCCCTGTTGATTTTTGCAGCCGAAAAACCGACCGTAGAGCAGCTTTTCAACGTACAGACGGTAAAGGTGAAAAGGGTTTCGGCCGCTTTCAAGAAGAGTTTTTACGGACTCCTGAAAGCCGACGAGAGACTGGTTTACGATGTAACAGCCAGATACGGCGGGTATGTGGTGAAGCTATATGCCGACAGAATATATATGAAGGTAAAGAGGGGTCAGGTTCTTGCAAAAGTCTACTCTCCGGAGGTGTTCAAGGCGAAAGAGGAGTATCTCAACTCACTCAACTACGCCAAACGAAGGGGCAACTCCAACATGGTAAAGAGTGCGAGACTCAAACTGGAGCTTCTCGGAGTCGAAAAAGATGAGATCGCGGCACTCAAAGCCGGCAAAAAGAGTGACCCCTACACCTTTTTGAGATCGCCGGCATCGGGGTACATTTTTGCAAAAAACCTGACCGAAGGGAGCGCTTTCAACGCCAAATCGACGCTCTTCACCGTCGTAGGACTCGAAAACATCTGGCTGGAGGCGAAGATAAGCGAACCGGATATAGAGGCGGTTATGAAGGCTTCCGACTATACGGTAAAAACGAAGGCGGTCAAAGGGAGCTTCAAAGCCTCCAAGCCGCTTCTCTACCCGAACATAGACCCGAAAACAGCCCTGGCAACACTCCGTCTGGAGATAGCCAACAGAGACTCCAAACTGATACCGGGGATGTTCGCAACCGTCGAGGCCAAATCGAAAGCCGGCAGTACGCTTATGCTTCCGCGCACCGCCGTAATACGCAAAATGGGAAGCTGGTACGTATTCAAAGCCGGTGAATTCGAAGGCGAATACGAACCGGTAGAGATTAGCGTAAAACCGATAGACAGCGAACACTACGCGGTGCTTTCAGGTCTCTCCGAAGGCGACGAAGTGGTTGACAACGCTCTCTTTATGATCGACAGCGACGCCCAGATAAACGGGCTCTTTTAG